A genomic segment from Phragmites australis chromosome 6, lpPhrAust1.1, whole genome shotgun sequence encodes:
- the LOC133923128 gene encoding NAC domain-containing protein 18-like, with protein sequence MASDSKKGSPQCRQGLAIGIGNHTYSGAITSKPRTTTSAAKIHGLPPGFRFRPTDDELVEFYLLPRACGHPNPLQGVIIEDDDAGCAAPPWKLLARHGRGDEDESRFLVRTSGTKAGAREDRRCGRGGTWTGQRRHDNILRVGAGGGERIKWSKNALNLHQGGGRSVSTGWVMHEYTVTWPPCPCPVKICHVAFTGYGRKRQRVPDNWEDDDAEGELAPPQAAPHQHELVATAAAAPLRSQRCR encoded by the exons ATGGCTTCAGATTCGAAAAAGGGAAGTCCCCAATGCCGACAAGGCCTCGCGATCGGAATCGGAAACCACACTTACTCCGG AGCGATAACCTCCAAACCAAGAACCACAACGTCGGCGGCCAAGATCCATGGGCTCCCGCCGGGATTCAGATTCCGGCCCACCGACGACGAGCTCGTCGAGTTCTACCTCCTCCCGCGTGCCTGCGGCCACCCCAACCCACTCCAGGGCGTCATCATCGAGGACGACGACGCGGGCTGCGCGGCGCCTCCCTGGAAGCTGCTCGCGCGCCACGGCCGTGGCGACGAGGACGAGTCGCGCTTCCTCGTGCGGACCAGTGGCACGAAGGCCGGCGCTCGCGAGGACCGCCGCTGCGGCAGAGGAGGGACGTGGACAGGGCAGAGGCGCCACGACAATATTCTCCGCGTcggtgccggcggcggcgagcggatCAAGTGGAGCAAAAACGCGCTCAACCTGCACCAGGGCGGCGGCAGGAGCGTCAGCACGGGGTGGGTCATGCACGAGTACACCGTCACCTGGCCACCCTGCCCGTGCCCGGTCAAGATCTGCCACGTCGCATTCACGGGCTACGGCCGGAAGCGCCAGCGCGTGCCGGACAACTGGGAAGACGACGACGCCGAGGGTGAACTGGCACCACCACAAGCCGCGCCGCATCAGCACGAGCTCGTGGCCACGGCCGCTGCAGCACCTCTGAGATCACAACGATGCCGATGA